From a region of the Sminthopsis crassicaudata isolate SCR6 chromosome 6, ASM4859323v1, whole genome shotgun sequence genome:
- the LOC141545644 gene encoding oxytocin-neurophysin 1-like: MGGPGSPQRLAARARPGLACCYLLALLALTSACYIQNCPIGGKRSAPDMDVRECLPCGPGSKGRCFGPSICCGEELGCYVGTAESLRCQKESYLPSPCQSGQKPCGSGGRCAAAGICCSSDGCGLDSACDQESILS; this comes from the exons ATGGGCGGCCCCGGCTCCCCTCAGCGCCTCGCGGCCCGCGCTCGTCCGGGCCTCGCCTGCTGCTACCTCCTCGCTCTCCTGGCCCTGACCTCCGCCTGCTACATCCAGAACTGCCCCATCGGCGGGAAGCGCTCGGCGCCGGACATGGACGTGCGCGAG TGCCTCCCCTGCGGCCCCGGAAGCAAAGGGCGCTGCTTCGGCCCCAGCATCTGCTGCGGGGAAGAGCTCGGCTGTTACGTGGGCACCGCCGAGAGCCTGAGGTGCCAGAAAGAGAGCTACCTGCCCTCCCCGTGCCAGTCTGGCCAGAAACCCTGCGGAAGCGGAGGGCGCTGTGCGGCCGCCGGGATCTGCTGCAGCAGCG ATGGTTGTGGATTGGATTCTGCCTGTGATCAAGAATCTATCCTTTCCTAG